In a genomic window of Gossypium arboreum isolate Shixiya-1 chromosome 9, ASM2569848v2, whole genome shotgun sequence:
- the LOC108454940 gene encoding WD repeat-containing protein RUP2-like yields MVQNPPIYASISISFEWAMNDFSSGFHPPAVPGHETKLSAEEKQPAARCEWDFSLATVVSSTANATVSDTLGVIEFDPSNTILATGGIARKIRIYTLNSLLRPQEETVHSQGKHQSIAFLDHTNACDNCIFTPAKLSSLRWKPGTGGRILGSGDYDGVVMEYDIETKLPIFERDEHGGRRVWSVDYSHSDPFLGASGSDDGTMQMWDPRCGEGGGSVAKVQPTKSRSSVCCVEFNPFGDALIATGCADKKAYVYDVRKMVEPVHIFDGHTKTITYVRFLNAQTLVSAGTDGCLKLWNIVDSRLLRTYKGHVNSRSFVGLSVWRHGGLLGCGSENNQVFVYDTRWGEPIWVHGFEPVGRDSSDHQHAFVSSVCWRQVNEDQCTLVAGGSNGVLHVFVGKRKSDSE; encoded by the coding sequence ATGGTCCAAAACCCTCCCATATATGCCTCCATCTCCATTTCATTTGAATGGGCAATGAACGATTTCTCCTCCGGATTCCATCCCCCCGCCGTCCCAGGCCATGAAACCAAACTATCCGCAGAAGAAAAACAACCAGCCGCTCGTTGTGAGTGGGATTTTTCACTCGCCACCGTTGTCTCCTCCACCGCCAACGCCACCGTCTCTGACACCCTTGGAGTCATCGAATTCGACCCTTCTAATACCATCTTAGCAACCGGAGGGATTGCAAGGAAGATTAGGATTTACACTTTGAATTCTTTGTTGCGGCCTCAAGAAGAGACTGTCCATTCTCAAGGTAAGCACCAAAGTATTGCGTTTCTAGACCATACTAATGCGTGTGATAATTGCATCTTTACCCCAGCTAAGCTTAGTAGCCTTAGGTGGAAACCCGGGACCGGAGGCCGCATCTTGGGTTCCGGAGACTACGACGGTGTGGTCATGGAGTATGATATAGAGACGAAGTTGCCAATCTTCGAACGTGACGAGCATGGTGGGAGGCGGGTTTGGAGCGTCGACTATTCTCATTCGGATCCGTTCCTCGGGGCATCTGGCTCGGACGATGGCACCATGCAAATGTGGGACCCACGCTGCGGCGAAGGAGGGGGAAGTGTGGCTAAGGTGCAGCCCACGAAGTCACGCAGCTCGGTTTGTTGCGTGGAGTTCAACCCCTTCGGAGATGCATTGATAGCCACCGGATGCGCCGACAAGAAGGCCTACGTCTATGATGTACGGAAAATGGTGGAGCCCGTACACATTTTCGATGGACATACGAAAACCATAACATACGTTAGATTTCTGAATGCCCAAACACTGGTTTCCGCTGGAACCGACGGGTGTTTAAAACTATGGAATATCGTTGATTCTCGTTTACTTAGAACATACAAAGGGCACGTAAACAGTCGGAGCTTTGTGGGGTTGTCAGTTTGGAGGCATGGAGGGTTGCTTGGATGCGGATCAGAAAATAACCAGGTGTTCGTTTATGATACCAGGTGGGGTGAGCCCATTTGGGTGCATGGCTTCGAGCCTGTGGGTAGAGATAGCTCCGACCATCAGCATGCTTTCGTCAGCAGTGTGTGCTGGAGGCAAGTCAATGAAGACCAGTGCACACTTGTTGCAGGTGGTTCCAATGGGGTTTTACACGTTTTCGTGGGCAAGAGGAAATCTGATTCAGAGTAG